In Hoplias malabaricus isolate fHopMal1 chromosome 18, fHopMal1.hap1, whole genome shotgun sequence, the genomic window CTGCCTGTGTTGTATTGATTATGGAAGACCATTACAGCCCTTACTCCAGATATATTCTCATCATCCCTTCTGGTTATCTGTGGTTAACCTCTAGGCTTTTCTTTTATTCTATCTATCTAAAACTCAACGTTTTCTGCATTCTCTCCAGATATCACAAACTGGTTTGGGGACCGCAAGGAACGTCTGCTCAGAGTCACCCTTCTGGAGTGCTAATAGCAGGAGGAGAGACGGGCAACATCATTCTCTATGACCCTGCCAAGATCATTGAAGGGGACAGTGAGGTGGTCATTGCCCAGTGTGATAAACACACAGGGCCTGTCCGAGCTCTTGATGTCAACTTATTTCAGGTAATAATCAagccttgtttgtttttatattgaaCACCCAGTAAACATCTGTATTCTGTGTTTGGGTGATAATGGTACAACTGGTGTGAATCTGATGAAAGAAAACTATTGTTAAACTGTTAGATTAGACATTGCTTACTGCTTCATGCAGTGGCTTATTGTGGTTTAAAATAGCACTCATACTACTAATGGGTTTAAAAGTTGTCctagtacagtggaacctctacttacgaacacctatactaacgaactttccaagatacgaaccgggcatttgaatatttttttgcctccaccaacgaaccatgactctagaaacgaacccgagcctccgccgagccggcggctggaaatggccactgaccccaatcggcgagtctcccaaagcccagacttgagtgagcttttaagattagcaaattgtagttttagcaatttagcattagcgtaAATAGCAGACAGCGAAATTGGTGCTAaattaagccgtatctacacttcgtctccccacattcaccacgtactctccgttattccacccacccccacctcccgtcatacagccagtgcctgtgttactcctccagccagtcgtcatgtcttcaaggtagcgatgtgtaaccacttaaaacttttttatttcttttttattactgttaccactgtatttcgtttttagtaacgctacatgtattttttttactaatttgagagtgttgtaaacatatatcagtgcaaaaactGTGAcgttcggggtgggggctggaacgcattaattgcttttccattattttaaatggggaaaatttaCTCTAGACACGAACTTTttcacttacgaaccgggtcacggaacagatcaagttccactgtatttcataTATAATGGATTTCCTGTTGTTTGGACACAAGTGCTCTTGTATTTCATAGGCTAACCTAGTCGCCTCCGGAGGTAATGAGTCAGAAATCTACATCTGGGATTTGAACAGTTTTGGCTCCCCGATGACCCCGGGACCGAAAACACAGGTGAGCATTTGTTATTCAGCTCATACGTGAATAACTGGAAATGgtctgtgtttgtatttgtttggctgtttgttcattttctacctttctttctttaaacCCTATATAATCAAAGACCAGCTTTGGCTTCTCACGCCTATTACTTTATAAAGAACATTTCTCACACATATCACAGGGCATATGATTTGTCTgaaatttaacaaattcatttgACAAAACTTTTATTAATGCAAATTATATCACAGGCATGGCTTGTCAGGATTATTCAGAatgattttaatatatataatataatttattttattttatttagcctCTAGAGGACATTAGCTGTGTGGCATGGAACTGCCAGGTGCAGCACATCCTGGCCTCAGCTAGTCCCAGCGGGAGAGCATCCATCTGGGATCTGAGGAAGAATGAACTCATCATCAAAGTCAGCGACCACAGCAACCGGGTTTGTCAGATGTCCTTCTGTTTTTAAGGCTGAAGTTCAAAATGTGGTACTGTATCTCAGGGTGTATGGTACACTTACAGAAACATATTCATTTAATGGGAAATGTTAATATGGTATGTTTAGATGCATTGCTCTGGTTTGGCCTGGAACCCAGAGGTGGCCACTCAGCTGGCTTTAGCCTCGGAGGATGACCGCATGCCTGTCATTCAGATGTGGGACCTGCGCTTTGCCACTTCTCCTCTCAGAGTCCTGGAGAATCACACAAAGTATGAACAATGTTTGAAATACTGTTTTGAAAATGTTGATTGATAGATATACCATTTTACCAGAAAAAGTTACTGTTAATGCTGTTAATGTGTCCATGTTTCTTTAGCATTTACAGCATGCATTACTCATTCTGCTCAAATATGCTGATTTCTTTTAATACTATTTTAGATGAATGCTTCTTTTAAACGgtaggaatgtgtgtgtgtttgtttgctttgctTTATCAGGGGTGTATTGGCCATTGCTTGGAGTCTAGCTGACCCTGAGTTGTTGCTGAGCTGTGGGAAAGATAATCGCATTCTCTGCTGGAACCCCAACACTGCTGAGGTTAGATACCTTCAAACACTCTTTCAAAAAAGAAACCGATAGAACAGATACAAGATTAATACAAAGAAAGCttaaagctttttttatatataataatcacaactgcactttatgtaaattatgaaaataatgttatatattgcacttctggttagatgctaactacatttcattggccctgtacttgtactctgcacaatgacaaagttgaatctaatctaaaaaATACCTGGACAATGCAGCACAGTATGTGAATATGACTGTTTTATTTCctgctttttttattgtttgaattGTGGTTGTTTTTTTGGCTAGGTTCTTTATGAGCTGCCCACTAGCTCTCAGTGGTGTTTTGATATCCAGTGGTGCCCAAGGAACCCTGCTGTCCTGTCCGCTGCCTCCTTTGATGGACGAATCAGCATCTACTCAGTCATGGGAGGCAGTAATGATGCTGCTATAAGTGCCCAGGCTGATCAGGTAATCTATCGGTGCTTTTGCAACTTGTATAGGTAATTGAAATTGATGGCCTGAATTTTATGTAGTGGCGTTTCGCTGTCCATACAAGTTACTGTGTTTTGGACTTGACAGATAAGTTCGTCATTCGGCAACATGGATCCTTTTGGCACAGGCCAGACATTACCTCCACTGCAGCTTCCTCAAGTCAACACTGCAAACAGTACCTTCACACCACTGAAGAAACCACCAAAGTGGATCCGTCGACCTGTAGGAGCTTCTTTTGCCGTGAGTTTCACCCTTAGCAGAACTTAAAACTTAAACTTAGCAGAACTTAAACTTAAAGGATAAGCATGTtttgtttcttaaaaataaaacattttttggtgACTGTAGCCATTACTACTACTTCAGATATATAACATCCAGCTTTGAGTgagagaataaagagagaaTGTGTTTCAGGTTTGAAGCATTTGTTGAGCTGTAAATGTGggtgttttgttgttattatcaTTCAGCTGTATGGTTGCATGCAGGAGAGCAGGGTTCAAACCCActccacacacattcatttgtaTCTTTTATTGTGCAGCCACATTAAGTCATATTCATTCCTGCTTATGTTCTGCACATTTACTGTCTTATTTCCTTGACAACTGATTATTTATTGCCTATTTCTTCCCAGTTTGGTGGTAAACTCCTCTCTTTTGAGAACATCAAACCACCACCCCAGCAACCTCAGCAGCCCGTACCCCATGTGGTACACGTGAGTCAGGTTGTCACTGAAACAGAATTCCTGGAGCGCTCCAACCAGCTTCAGGCCACACTTAATGCAGGAACCTTTGTGGAATTCTGCCAGACAAAAATCGAAGCTTCTCAGAATGAGTTTGAGAAGACAATTTGGGCTTTTCTCAaggtaaaaatgtaatattgtaAAATGTTGTCTGTAACTGAATCATAGCCGTTTCTGTTTGGTAATAGAAGCATGCATATCAACAAAAGATAAAGCTCAGGGTTTATTTCTCACTAAAGTGGTTTAGGGAAATTAATATAGCTCACTCTTTGTAGATTCACTTTGAAGATGATGCGCGGGGCAAATACTTGGAACTTCTAGGATATAGGAAGGAGGAACTAGCCGTAAAGGTGAGTCTTGTGCATGTCCTCAGAAAATCTTCAGCGGTTGACTTGTTTATAAGGTTCAGTTTTTTCAATAAAAAAGGTTCTTAAACATAAcaccacagaagaaccacttttgtttaAAACCCTTTTAAATATACTCCACGTAAAGAAACTCTTAGAGGTTTTCCTAGAACAAACTGCCAAGGccaaaaataattgtattttgGACTGTCTACAAATTGTCTTTGAGATGCTGTGCCTGAAAGTAACAGTGACAGATGCTCTGCTTTTATAAAATCTCTGCAGGGTGAAGtcaatttattacatttttttgtgtggTTTTCAGATTGCATCAGCACTAGAAACAAAAGACTGCAAGTCAGACAAAGGCACTGAGGTaagggttttatttttatttatttcaggcttaatattgatattttagtTGGAAGACTAGATAGTGCTAAATGTTAGATGACAATTATATTCAATAACGTCAAAATGGTCAAACTGTTGTTAGTTTCCCAAGCCTAAGCGAGAGAAGTGAAACAGTTTCTGCAGCTAAAAAGGAAGTTACGTAATAGTGTGATTTGTTGGATCCTCAGTCCTTAACTCATTTGAAATGATTAGTTTagtgtggcacagtggtgctgcaggttGTGTCTCTGTCCCACAGCTCTAGGGTCTTTGGGTTCAATCCCCAAATTGGGTCAcagtctgtgaggggtttggtgtgttcttctcatATCTGCATGGGATTTTTCCAGTTGCTCCCATTTCTTTTCCCGACAGTCCAGAAActcatgctggtaggtggattggcttttcaaaagtgtccataagtatGAGTGTGTGGCACACTTGCAACCCATCCACAGTGGATTGCTTCTTTGCATCCAGTGATTGATTCATttctggacccaccttgaccctgaacaggatgcaGCAGTTACAGAAAGAGAATGAATCAACAAATCAATGATTTCTTTGTCATGGGTGCCTTCATTTGACTTAATTTAAGGCTACAATCTCTTTAGCTTTGAAGTTAATTAACTGATTATCGCATCACATTTAACATTTATGGATTCTCATAATATTTTCACCAAATTGCCAAACTGCTAGTTGCATCATTACTTATTCTGTGGTATGTTGATGTTTTGCTGACTTTGCCTAGGTTATATTGATTGtgttaatttcagaagaaatgctgctTTTGTTGCAAAagccagatgtgtgtgtgtgtacaatcaTAGACGTCTTGTCAAACATCTGCATGCTTTTGTTGGCATCTCATATCATTGGGAACATTTTGTAATCATTTTTATGTGCTGAATGTTGTCTGACTGCCCAAACATCTCACCCCTACCCTGGTGTGCATGTGTAGCCTTCCTCCACACCTCAAGTTGATCATGCTTCTGCATCCACCTGTGATTTTGGTCCTGGCCCAGAAATTGCTCCAACGCAAGAGCTTGAGCCACCTGCTGTTGCTCAGTTTGGACTTCGTAGCACAGTGCATGGGGAGGTTGCCAATCAACCACTGGTTGAACTTAACCTGGAAGCTGTTAAGGAACCATTCCTTAATGACATGCTTGATGCCGGCTCCAATCACGTTCAAGTAATCACAGCTGAAGCTAAACCTGGTCTTCAGCCCTTGGTTGCTCTCGCACCATCACCAGAGCTTGCATTTAGCCTGCCGCATCCTGCTGAACCACCTACTGGCATAACACAGCCTGTGCTTGAGGTTATGTCTCAAGATCAGCCAGATCCTCTGCCTCTGTTTGCAAATTCAGGTGCATTGCAACCGTCTGAGTTTGATCTGGCTTCTCCAGACTTGGAGGCTTTACTTCAGTCAACACCAGTAATGATTCCACAAGATTCTGAGGCAAATAATCTTAAACCCATGGTAGTCTCATCATTTATCAGTGATGACTATCCAGTATTGTCCAAAACATCTGTTGTAGAACATCTGATGGACCAACCACAGTCCATAACAATGTTGGCTCCACTAGCTGGACCACAAGAATCTGTGCCAATGCTTGCATCACCAGTTGATCCACACCAATCACTTCCAAGTGCTGATTCCGCACCTCAAGCTGACATTCTGCCAAAGTTGGCCAGTCCTCTATCTTTTCAACCTGTACCAGGCTTCTTACCTCAACTTGACCCACAGGCTGTTTCCAAGTTCTCACCTCCCACCACCGCTCAACAAGCTGCACCAGAAATTGACTTTACTCCAGTGGTTGAGTCAGACAGTACACCCGAGTCTGAGCTTGCCCCTCCTATTAATGGTGGACCGGAAACTGCCCCGGAGTTGAGCGCAGTACCTTTAAATGATGAGGAAATCCGAAATGTGGCCCTTATACCTGTATCACAAGAAGAGGAAGCAGAACTGGAGGAGGTACCTTCGTCCTGCCTGCCGTAGTCCAGTCCCCTGCCACAGCATCCCTGTGTGATGGCATTGCCCTACCTTCTTTTGTTAATCTTAACTATTTCCACAACATTAGCAGGTCCTTTTCTGCTCCAGTTATTGGGATTTGATTTAAAGGCTAAAGTTAAGATGTAATCTGAACCTCAGAGTCTCACACAGGAATGCTGACAATATGGTGGCTACGTGGTATCCCATTCTTGCCGACGTGCACAAACTAATTCCTTCTAATTCACTGTTTTCCACCTGCTAGTTTTTATAGTGATGAGTAGTAGATTTGGAGAGAGACTGCATAGAAGTAGTGCATGAAATTTGGTGGAGGTCAGTTGTGGTGTGGTAAGTTTTGTTCGAATGAAGTGGTAGATGTAGTTTGGACCTTGGGGAACATGAAATGCATGGTTGGATTTTAAATGAATGCTAAATCCAATTATCTCTCAATGGTCATCAATAGTagccttgaaaataaaagtaattttaTGTTTTGATGTTGATCAATGTTTCACATGTGAGTGACCATTATTGGCTGTAATGAGTGAGGTCATCATGTTTTTTGTCATTATTCTAAGCCAGCTATATTGATTTAAGCTTTGAAAAAAAATTCCCAAACTAatttgaaggggaaaaaaatcaaagtataattttttttaacccttAGTGAGATGTTTGCTTTGTATCTAGGTGGAGAAAAATGGGCCAGCGGAAGAGGAGGAGGCTCCTGCTGCGGGGGAGTGTCTAGAGCTTGAGGAGATCCCTGTTGGTGAAGAGGATGCTGTTGCTGATCAGATCCCTGTACTTGAAGAGACCCTGTCTCAATCCTCTGAAACTGTTAAAGCCAGCCACGGCAAGTACTTTCTGTCTTGTGCAGACATTCATATAGATGTCTCCTGTTCTGGTTTGCGTATTTTTTTTGAGGGTGCTGCTGTCATGGAAGGGCCACTTTATCTTTTCTGGTTGGTCTGCAACGACACCTTTGACATAGGCTTTCCAGCCAGAGTGTTCCACACAGACAGTTGCAAGTATTACATGTAAGGCACAAAAAAGTGTCACTTCCTTTGAAAACACTTTGAAATTGGGCCTGTTCTCTAAAACCTACAACTCTTGGTGTGCATgagtaataatattaaattatttaaatacttCTTACAACACCTAATTCCTCATtgaatttttgctgtttttaggTGCCACAAATATAGATGGTCTCATCACCCAAGCGCTGCTTATTGGTGACTTTGAATCTGCTGTCAACCTCTGTCTCCATGACAACCGAATGGCAGACAGCATAATTCTGGCCATTGCTGGTGGTCCAGAGCTGCTTGAGAAGACCCAGAAAAAGTACTTGGCTAAATCTCAAAGCAAAATTGGCAAGGTGAGACGATGTAGCGCTTAAAACCTGTTTTTCTCTCGTTAAAGGCTAGTTCTTCCTTtcctactttttttttacaccatgaCTATATTCTTCAGTTTATCTGTCACATTTTGTAATTTGATGACTCTTCTTGGCCTAATAACTTTATCTTTTCTCACCTGTAGCTTATCAGTGCTGTGGTGATGAAAGACTGGTTGGATATTCTAGAGACGTGTGATCT contains:
- the sec31a gene encoding protein transport protein Sec31A isoform X11, encoding MKLKEINRTAVEAWSPAQHHPIYLATGTSAQQLDATFSTNASLEIFELDLAEPSLAMKSCGVFSSPHRYHKLVWGPQGTSAQSHPSGVLIAGGETGNIILYDPAKIIEGDSEVVIAQCDKHTGPVRALDVNLFQANLVASGGNESEIYIWDLNSFGSPMTPGPKTQPLEDISCVAWNCQVQHILASASPSGRASIWDLRKNELIIKVSDHSNRMHCSGLAWNPEVATQLALASEDDRMPVIQMWDLRFATSPLRVLENHTKGVLAIAWSLADPELLLSCGKDNRILCWNPNTAEVLYELPTSSQWCFDIQWCPRNPAVLSAASFDGRISIYSVMGGSNDAAISAQADQISSSFGNMDPFGTGQTLPPLQLPQVNTANSTFTPLKKPPKWIRRPVGASFAFGGKLLSFENIKPPPQQPQQPVPHVVHVSQVVTETEFLERSNQLQATLNAGTFVEFCQTKIEASQNEFEKTIWAFLKIHFEDDARGKYLELLGYRKEELAVKIASALETKDCKSDKGTEVEKNGPAEEEEAPAAGECLELEEIPVGEEDAVADQIPVLEETLSQSSETVKASHGATNIDGLITQALLIGDFESAVNLCLHDNRMADSIILAIAGGPELLEKTQKKYLAKSQSKIGKLISAVVMKDWLDILETCDLQNWKEALAAVMTYAKPEEFSSLCGLLGSRLEAAEDVALQAQACLCYICAGSMEQLLSCWSKAQDSSSPLSLQDLVEKVVVLRNAVEKAQGGVAPAVGALLAEKMSQYANLLASQGSLLTAISYLPTNTEEVAVQLLRERLSKALGQQAVAPVAAAAAAAPTALRQPQPYAPMQTQPQQPPPHPAPAAPVPAPAPTHQYYPQGRAASTVTSWSNQTPTALPSVPRPLNPATDLQSEPTPGSFGGLQSPVSAGPPGPGGFMYPQQYQRPQNGWNDPPALNRVPKKKKIQGNYTPPAPITAPIMAPLGDPQQTAMQPPQQQQQQQQPHPSQPVGFPGSVNIVQQPLGPVSRNPAMPNMAAEAAPGAPIGDIIQPMQSLPAEKITKKPIPDEHLVLKTTFEALIQKCLAAATDPQTKRKLDDANKRLEYLYDKLREQTLSPAIVSGLHNMAQSIEARAYTDSLNIHTHIVSNSNFSETSAFMPVLKVVLTQANKLGV
- the sec31a gene encoding protein transport protein Sec31A isoform X10, whose translation is MKLKEINRTAVEAWSPAQHHPIYLATGTSAQQLDATFSTNASLEIFELDLAEPSLAMKSCGVFSSPHRYHKLVWGPQGTSAQSHPSGVLIAGGETGNIILYDPAKIIEGDSEVVIAQCDKHTGPVRALDVNLFQANLVASGGNESEIYIWDLNSFGSPMTPGPKTQPLEDISCVAWNCQVQHILASASPSGRASIWDLRKNELIIKVSDHSNRMHCSGLAWNPEVATQLALASEDDRMPVIQMWDLRFATSPLRVLENHTKGVLAIAWSLADPELLLSCGKDNRILCWNPNTAEVLYELPTSSQWCFDIQWCPRNPAVLSAASFDGRISIYSVMGGSNDAAISAQADQISSSFGNMDPFGTGQTLPPLQLPQVNTANSTFTPLKKPPKWIRRPVGASFAFGGKLLSFENIKPPPQQPQQPVPHVVHVSQVVTETEFLERSNQLQATLNAGTFVEFCQTKIEASQNEFEKTIWAFLKIHFEDDARGKYLELLGYRKEELAVKIASALETKDCKSDKGTEVEKNGPAEEEEAPAAGECLELEEIPVGEEDAVADQIPVLEETLSQSSETVKASHGATNIDGLITQALLIGDFESAVNLCLHDNRMADSIILAIAGGPELLEKTQKKYLAKSQSKIGKLISAVVMKDWLDILETCDLQNWKEALAAVMTYAKPEEFSSLCGLLGSRLEAAEDVALQAQACLCYICAGSMEQLLSCWSKAQDSSSPLSLQDLVEKVVVLRNAVEKAQGGVAPAVGALLAEKMSQYANLLASQGSLLTAISYLPTNTEEVAVQLLRERLSKALGQQAVAPVAAAAAAAPTALRQPQPYAPMQTQPQQPPPHPAPAAPVPAPAPTHQYYPQGRAASTVTSWSNQTPTALPSVPRPLNPATDLQSEPTPGSFGGLQSPVSAGPPGPGGFMYPQQYQRPQNGWNDPPALNRVPKKKKELVHNLKIQGNYTPPAPITAPIMAPLGDPQQTAMQPPQQQQQQQQPHPSQPVGFPGSVNIVQQPLGPVSRNPAMPNMAAEAAPGAPIGDIIQPMQSLPAEKITKKPIPDEHLVLKTTFEALIQKCLAAATDPQTKRKLDDANKRLEYLYDKLREQTLSPAIVSGLHNMAQSIEARAYTDSLNIHTHIVSNSNFSETSAFMPVLKVVLTQANKLGV
- the sec31a gene encoding protein transport protein Sec31A isoform X12 → MKLKEINRTAVEAWSPAQHHPIYLATGTSAQQLDATFSTNASLEIFELDLAEPSLAMKSCGVFSSPHRYHKLVWGPQGTSAQSHPSGVLIAGGETGNIILYDPAKIIEGDSEVVIAQCDKHTGPVRALDVNLFQANLVASGGNESEIYIWDLNSFGSPMTPGPKTQPLEDISCVAWNCQVQHILASASPSGRASIWDLRKNELIIKVSDHSNRMHCSGLAWNPEVATQLALASEDDRMPVIQMWDLRFATSPLRVLENHTKGVLAIAWSLADPELLLSCGKDNRILCWNPNTAEVLYELPTSSQWCFDIQWCPRNPAVLSAASFDGRISIYSVMGGSNDAAISAQADQISSSFGNMDPFGTGQTLPPLQLPQVNTANSTFTPLKKPPKWIRRPVGASFAFGGKLLSFENIKPPPQQPQQPVPHVVHVSQVVTETEFLERSNQLQATLNAGTFVEFCQTKIEASQNEFEKTIWAFLKIHFEDDARGKYLELLGYRKEELAVKIASALETKDCKSDKGTEPSSTPQVDHASASTCDFGPGPEIAPTQELEPPAVAQFGLRSTVHGEVANQPLVELNLEAVKEPFLNDMLDAGSNHVQVITAEAKPGLQPLVALAPSPELAFSLPHPAEPPTGITQPVLEVMSQDQPDPLPLFANSGALQPSEFDLASPDLEALLQSTPVMIPQDSEANNLKPMVVSSFISDDYPVLSKTSVVEHLMDQPQSITMLAPLAGPQESVPMLASPVDPHQSLPSADSAPQADILPKLASPLSFQPVPGFLPQLDPQAVSKFSPPTTAQQAAPEIDFTPVVESDSTPESELAPPINGGPETAPELSAVPLNDEEIRNVALIPVSQEEEAELEEVEKNGPAEEEEAPAAGECLELEEIPVGEEDAVADQIPVLEETLSQSSETVKASHGATNIDGLITQALLIGDFESAVNLCLHDNRMADSIILAIAGGPELLEKTQKKYLAKSQSKIGKLISAVVMKDWLDILETCDLQNWKEALAAVMTYAKPEEFSSLCGLLGSRLEAAEDVALQAQACLCYICAGSMEQLLSCWSKAQDSSSPLSLQDLVEKVVVLRNAVEKAQGGVAPAVGALLAEKMSQYANLLASQGSLLTAISYLPTNTEEVAVQLLRERLSKALGQQAVAPVAAAAAAAPTALRQPQPYAPMQTQPQQPPPHPAPAAPVPAPAPTHQYYPQGRAASTVTSWSNQTPTALPSVPRPLNPATDLQSEPTPGSFGGLQSPVSAGPPGPGGFMYPQQYQNPQVQQFTPGAGGPSLYQPNQIEYQPNQYSTSGAPTLPPPPSSSAPAHFYHPRYMHPASSQPGPPLFPGPPPAAAPPSLSSPVSSSFSPPSFTSGVSFQHGGPGSPTSYLPPPPIGASGTQAEPPLIPASQRSGGITQDTWFLEGPQNGWNDPPALNRVPKKKKIQGNYTPPAPITAPIMAPLGDPQQTAMQPPQQQQQQQQPHPSQPVGFPGSVNIVQQPLGPVSRNPAMPNMAAEAAPGAPIGDIIQPMQSLPAEKITKKPIPDEHLVLKTTFEALIQKCLAAATDPQTKRKLDDANKRLEYLYDKLREQTLSPAIVSGLHNMAQSIEARAYTDSLNIHTHIVSNSNFSETSAFMPVLKVVLTQANKLGV